The Aphis gossypii isolate Hap1 chromosome 3, ASM2018417v2, whole genome shotgun sequence genome includes a region encoding these proteins:
- the LOC126551280 gene encoding probable NADH dehydrogenase [ubiquinone] 1 alpha subcomplex subunit 12 — MNKIFPFNKFTTGLNIIKANGGPLNAFKKLFRHDELKIGTLVGTDEMGNRYYENNLYFYGRNRWVEYNEKVFLDYDASQIPAEWYGWIHYKTDLLPYNDPNRPKYKWMAKHTENETGTERQYVPYSTMPPKIQAWVPPNKN; from the exons atgaataaaatttttccttttaataaatttaccacCGGCTTGAACATCATCAAAGCCAACGGTGGACCATTAAATGCCTTCAAAAAACTGTTCAG ACATGATGAATTGAAAATTGGTACATTAGTTGGTACTGATGAAATGGGCAAtcgttattatgaaaataatttatatttttatg GACGTAATCGTTGGGTAGAATACaatgaaaaagtatttttggaTTATGATGCTAGTCAAATTCCTGCTGAATGGTATGGTTGGATCCATTACAAAACAGACCTTCTtccatataat GATCCAAACAGGCCTAAGTATAAATGGATGGCTAAACACACAGAAAACGAAACTGGTACTGAACGCCAATATGTACCATACAGTACAATGCCACCAAAAATCCAAGCTTGGGTGCcaccaaataaaaattaa
- the LOC114132673 gene encoding DC-STAMP domain-containing protein 2-like isoform X1 has translation MYFLRVFRTLLLKMIFKSYLRRKMYALEKLKGKTPKYSIFDRFINVLLNLLWCIWMEKWCGVNKENKRMIKWAKIKKILETNGTFANFLLKSLLGFMSGILLTMGMFMFLLLQLNYSYTKATVISSTIGSVLTLGLAFSPIFRCIFMMVLPQLFSDKGRHALLMYAFILSFSGPSKTTLHNTGVLSESLTCLQDEIKSAIRQIVELIKKPLLAVRSSITRIKADLAVIINKMKKGMLAVKNTVTELVRTIKSAYEWLYSVMNICNKKVGTPYQRCTRMFDDALEECKVTVSPTFDWMCSISYVISHVCYTVKFLDSLCEFFEFINESIFGAIQNSIKSYVRHMKNMFYVSIEFKHSFAFESKPSKLSSDIIRGIITEIKYRIENVVMLFDWAGSIFSFFFLYVFVMVWRYRQKYLTVDSFDNKYLTKELYELDERKQILDRPTIMPLTRVEKNKFIERTSAHLVLQERKALFRSLAILLLATIKILIQMAVDYSLYWILITVRKYGRLSTQLDPPRMIDVNIDGDGILADLYKTIIQTFKPVANEMNMDTMSCLPNPWPPNYDCYKRIIFVLTLTWFLAIMQPYGLRFRSYVMGYYHPDVAKTRAVWLHNHIIRRRINFIKFARRFLRRKFGLGGGENIEDTSFLDLIYSKCPFLDRIWSRKKQIVCLLCGYKAKEIDLKSGEIVKCDNGNCKGVYCSKCFKDIDNKCTLCSNPINYGDITDISEEKDSSSDATETNAVKLSVHKKPAKKIGKRKHVKWAKTVFHKVSTDEEGNDGDESSISECSNSTCSSVSNSYENDPNYVNSDLNYRTLIIESQDGIRRYLSI, from the exons ATGTATTTTCTTCGTGTTTTTCGCActttattgttgaaaatgatattcaaaagttatttGAGACGAAAAATGTATGCATTGGAAAAACTAAAAGGAAAGACaccaaaatattcaattttcgaTCGTTTCATCAACGTTTTACTTAA TTTATTGTGGTGTATTTGGATGGAAAAATGGTGTGGtgtaaataaagaaaacaagAGAATGATTAAATGGgcaaaaattaagaaaattttagAAACTAATGGGACGTTTGCAAATTTTCtcttaaaatctttattaggATTTATGA GTGGTATTTTATTGACTATGGGAATGTTCATGTTTCTGTTACTGcaactaaattattcatacacTAAAGCCACAGTAATAAGTTCAACAATTGGGAGTGTACTAACTTTAGGATTGGCTTTTTCTCCGATTTTCAG gTGTATTTTTATGATGGTATTGCCGCAATTATTTTCGGATAAGGGTCGACACGCGCTACTCATGTATgcgtttattttatctttttctgGACCTTCCAAGACTACATTACACAACACTGGAGTCTTATCGGAATCACTCACTTGCCTGCAG GACGAAATAAAATCAGCTATACGACAAATcgttgaattaataaaaaagccATTACTGGCCGTCCGATCTTCTATAACACGCATAAAGGCAGATCTAGCcgtaataatcaataaaatgaaaaaaggaATGTTGGCCGTCAAGAATACTGTAACCGAGTTAG TACGAACAATTAAGTCAGCGTATGAATGGCTGTACAGCGTAATgaacatttgtaataaaaaagtcgGAACTCCATATCAGAGGTGCACGAGAATGTTCGACGACGCTTTGGAGGAGTGTAAG GTAACGGTGTCTCCTACATTCGATTGGATGTGTTCGATATCGTACGTTATTTCCCACGTATGCTATACGGTTAAGTTCCTGGACAGCCTTTGTGAATTTTTCGAATTCATAAACGAATCAATTTTTGGAGCGATTCAAAACA GTATAAAGAGTTACGTGCGGCACATGAAGAACATGTTTTATGTATCCATCGAGTTCAAACATTCGTTTGCATTTGAGTCGAAGCCGAGCAAACTGAGTAGCGATATTATTCGCGGTATCATTACCGAAATCAAGTATAGGATCGAAAATGTCGTAATGCTGTTTGACTGGGCTGGATCGATTTTTTCGTTCTTCTTCCTGTACGTGTTTGTGAT GGTATGGCGGTACAGACAGAAGTATTTAACGGTTGATtcgtttgataataaatatttgacaaaGGAGTTATACGAGCTGGACGAACGGAAACAGATCCTTGATCGGCCGACAATCATGCCGCTGACTAGagtcgaaaaaaataaattcatagag CGAACATCTGCTCATTTGGTACTACAAGAAAGAAAAGCATTGTTCCGGTCATTGGCCATACTATTACTGGCGACTATTAAGATACTCATACAAATGGCGGTAGATTACAGTCTTTATTGGATATTGATCACTGTCAGAAAATATGGGCGACTGTCGACCCAACTTGAcc CGCCGAGAATGATCGATGTGAACATCGACGGCGATGGAATACTAGCAGATctatacaaaactataattcAAACGTTTAAGCCGGTGGCGAATGAAATGAACATGGATACAATGAGTTGTTTGCCGAATCCGTGGCCGCCAAACTACGATTGTTATAAGCGaatca tttttgtgttAACTTTGACGTGGTTTCTCGCCATCATGCAACCATACGGTTTGCGATTTCGGTCTTACGTTATGGGATACTATCATCCGGACGTGGCCAAGACAAGGGCGGTGTGGCTGCATAATCACATAATTCGCCGGAGAATCAATTTCATCAAATTTGCAAGGCGATTTCTGCGCAGGAAGTTCGGCCTGGGCGGTGGAGAAAATATTGAAGACACCTCCTTTTTGGATTTAATATATTCCAA gTGCCCATTCTTGGATCGTATCTGGAGTCGTAAAAAGCAGATTGTATGCCTTTTATGTGGTTACAAAGCAAAGGAAATAGACTTAAAATCGGGTGAAATAGTGAAGTGTGACAATGGCAACTGTAAAGGTGTATATTGTTCAAAATGTTTCAAAGACATTGACAATAAATGCACTTTGTGCAGCAATCCTATTAACTATGGAGACATAACAGATATTAGTGAAGAAAA AGATAGTTCTTCAGATGCAACCGAGACGAACGCTGTAAAATTATCAGTTCACAAAAAACCAGCTAAGAAGATAGGAAAACGAAAACATGTTAAGTGGGCTAAAACAGTTTTTCATAAAGTTAGCACTGACGAGGAAGGAAATGATGGCGATGAAA gTTCAATAAGTGAGTGTTCAAACAGTACGTGTAGCAGTGTGTCGAACTCTTATGAAAACGATCCAAACTATGTGAACTCAGATTTGAACTATAGAACATTAATTATAGAGAGTCAAGACGGCATCCGAAGATATTtgtctatttaa
- the LOC114132673 gene encoding DC-STAMP domain-containing protein 2-like isoform X2: protein MGMFMFLLLQLNYSYTKATVISSTIGSVLTLGLAFSPIFRCIFMMVLPQLFSDKGRHALLMYAFILSFSGPSKTTLHNTGVLSESLTCLQDEIKSAIRQIVELIKKPLLAVRSSITRIKADLAVIINKMKKGMLAVKNTVTELVRTIKSAYEWLYSVMNICNKKVGTPYQRCTRMFDDALEECKVTVSPTFDWMCSISYVISHVCYTVKFLDSLCEFFEFINESIFGAIQNSIKSYVRHMKNMFYVSIEFKHSFAFESKPSKLSSDIIRGIITEIKYRIENVVMLFDWAGSIFSFFFLYVFVMVWRYRQKYLTVDSFDNKYLTKELYELDERKQILDRPTIMPLTRVEKNKFIERTSAHLVLQERKALFRSLAILLLATIKILIQMAVDYSLYWILITVRKYGRLSTQLDPPRMIDVNIDGDGILADLYKTIIQTFKPVANEMNMDTMSCLPNPWPPNYDCYKRIIFVLTLTWFLAIMQPYGLRFRSYVMGYYHPDVAKTRAVWLHNHIIRRRINFIKFARRFLRRKFGLGGGENIEDTSFLDLIYSKCPFLDRIWSRKKQIVCLLCGYKAKEIDLKSGEIVKCDNGNCKGVYCSKCFKDIDNKCTLCSNPINYGDITDISEEKDSSSDATETNAVKLSVHKKPAKKIGKRKHVKWAKTVFHKVSTDEEGNDGDESSISECSNSTCSSVSNSYENDPNYVNSDLNYRTLIIESQDGIRRYLSI from the exons ATGGGAATGTTCATGTTTCTGTTACTGcaactaaattattcatacacTAAAGCCACAGTAATAAGTTCAACAATTGGGAGTGTACTAACTTTAGGATTGGCTTTTTCTCCGATTTTCAG gTGTATTTTTATGATGGTATTGCCGCAATTATTTTCGGATAAGGGTCGACACGCGCTACTCATGTATgcgtttattttatctttttctgGACCTTCCAAGACTACATTACACAACACTGGAGTCTTATCGGAATCACTCACTTGCCTGCAG GACGAAATAAAATCAGCTATACGACAAATcgttgaattaataaaaaagccATTACTGGCCGTCCGATCTTCTATAACACGCATAAAGGCAGATCTAGCcgtaataatcaataaaatgaaaaaaggaATGTTGGCCGTCAAGAATACTGTAACCGAGTTAG TACGAACAATTAAGTCAGCGTATGAATGGCTGTACAGCGTAATgaacatttgtaataaaaaagtcgGAACTCCATATCAGAGGTGCACGAGAATGTTCGACGACGCTTTGGAGGAGTGTAAG GTAACGGTGTCTCCTACATTCGATTGGATGTGTTCGATATCGTACGTTATTTCCCACGTATGCTATACGGTTAAGTTCCTGGACAGCCTTTGTGAATTTTTCGAATTCATAAACGAATCAATTTTTGGAGCGATTCAAAACA GTATAAAGAGTTACGTGCGGCACATGAAGAACATGTTTTATGTATCCATCGAGTTCAAACATTCGTTTGCATTTGAGTCGAAGCCGAGCAAACTGAGTAGCGATATTATTCGCGGTATCATTACCGAAATCAAGTATAGGATCGAAAATGTCGTAATGCTGTTTGACTGGGCTGGATCGATTTTTTCGTTCTTCTTCCTGTACGTGTTTGTGAT GGTATGGCGGTACAGACAGAAGTATTTAACGGTTGATtcgtttgataataaatatttgacaaaGGAGTTATACGAGCTGGACGAACGGAAACAGATCCTTGATCGGCCGACAATCATGCCGCTGACTAGagtcgaaaaaaataaattcatagag CGAACATCTGCTCATTTGGTACTACAAGAAAGAAAAGCATTGTTCCGGTCATTGGCCATACTATTACTGGCGACTATTAAGATACTCATACAAATGGCGGTAGATTACAGTCTTTATTGGATATTGATCACTGTCAGAAAATATGGGCGACTGTCGACCCAACTTGAcc CGCCGAGAATGATCGATGTGAACATCGACGGCGATGGAATACTAGCAGATctatacaaaactataattcAAACGTTTAAGCCGGTGGCGAATGAAATGAACATGGATACAATGAGTTGTTTGCCGAATCCGTGGCCGCCAAACTACGATTGTTATAAGCGaatca tttttgtgttAACTTTGACGTGGTTTCTCGCCATCATGCAACCATACGGTTTGCGATTTCGGTCTTACGTTATGGGATACTATCATCCGGACGTGGCCAAGACAAGGGCGGTGTGGCTGCATAATCACATAATTCGCCGGAGAATCAATTTCATCAAATTTGCAAGGCGATTTCTGCGCAGGAAGTTCGGCCTGGGCGGTGGAGAAAATATTGAAGACACCTCCTTTTTGGATTTAATATATTCCAA gTGCCCATTCTTGGATCGTATCTGGAGTCGTAAAAAGCAGATTGTATGCCTTTTATGTGGTTACAAAGCAAAGGAAATAGACTTAAAATCGGGTGAAATAGTGAAGTGTGACAATGGCAACTGTAAAGGTGTATATTGTTCAAAATGTTTCAAAGACATTGACAATAAATGCACTTTGTGCAGCAATCCTATTAACTATGGAGACATAACAGATATTAGTGAAGAAAA AGATAGTTCTTCAGATGCAACCGAGACGAACGCTGTAAAATTATCAGTTCACAAAAAACCAGCTAAGAAGATAGGAAAACGAAAACATGTTAAGTGGGCTAAAACAGTTTTTCATAAAGTTAGCACTGACGAGGAAGGAAATGATGGCGATGAAA gTTCAATAAGTGAGTGTTCAAACAGTACGTGTAGCAGTGTGTCGAACTCTTATGAAAACGATCCAAACTATGTGAACTCAGATTTGAACTATAGAACATTAATTATAGAGAGTCAAGACGGCATCCGAAGATATTtgtctatttaa